A single Nostoc sp. PCC 7107 DNA region contains:
- the drmA gene encoding DISARM system helicase DrmA has protein sequence MISKTISLTSAEVRSRLIEALQLDLIGPTSDDIDHAEEILDQAPSKWYLTGFLVPHGAPIEQRGDDTADDDLDQLQRGSAGEDETVPDKPFAKKAFFPSSMGLSFLVAENASQLNLTVQWGDYFPIKDNTAAQSQDDSGAEEIVSPLQLETTNPQEESNNSLLGCWKRIPRQAQITVPLMGDRNPEQLELGLGLNTPKQLKLPLNQNQSTKTIPIADSNGLQLVVSIRPVTSKELVPAGTRSVSVFLVNNRLSTSDKQRDISYIFQASLIIHTPEALVPRPNLRGRDNHDWDENVADLQYRDDYEYAVGHNVSAIALTNPDGSCQEIRTAWIPTADVEKVIATEEELKDVELRMEALADAPTPAALQNMLSPMVDAYADWIKEQRTKCPTEPKRLNVALDLLRRAEIANKRIDAGIKALNDPQIFEAFCIANRAIATAIRQRTTHGKTITPEIVAPPKWRPFQLAFLLMNLAGIAYPENGDRELVDLLFFPTGGGKTEAYLGLAAFTLVLRRLRYPSIKSAGLSVLMRYTLRLLTLDQLGRAATMICALELERQKNPQKLGTWPFEIGLWVGQAATPNRMGKKGDNDENSARERTRAFQNNDCNPSPIPLENCPWCGTKFNRNSFQLQPNPDQPTNLQVFCANRRCNFRGDKPLPIVAVDEPLYRRLPCFIISTVDKFASLPWVGETGALFGRVDRYDNDGFYGPTQLNRGKPLGGYLPPPDLIIQDELHLISGPLGTMVGLYETAIDALCSQEIDGKTIRPKIVASTATVRRASKQIQALFGRSEVDIFPPPGPDRRDSFFAKTVPATVKNARTYVGIAAQGRSLKVVLLRSYLALLGAAQKHWLEQGGKKNSDNPADPYMTLLGYFNSLRELGGSRRIVEDEVKSRLLRYSQHQRVDETSGLFADRKIDDEPEELTSRVSTSDVADTKRRMELTFDQEDKVDVVLATNMISVGLDITRLGLMVVLGQPKTAAEYIQATSRVGRDEERPGLVVTLLNIHRPRDRSHYERFFAWHSTFYRAVEATSVTPFSPRAIDRGIAAITVALARLGHPGMTAPTRAFDITQHRQELEFVVETIAQRAEMHDKELDANEAEALRHKVKNQVIDLLDDWTSIANGKISLQYQREVGEAPPLIFDPLDPELRNQPQKAQRFKAQRSLRDVEPTVNLWVINPYGHEVEEKGK, from the coding sequence ATGATAAGTAAAACAATATCTCTAACCTCAGCCGAAGTGCGATCGCGCCTCATCGAAGCCTTACAACTCGACCTTATAGGCCCCACCTCCGACGATATTGACCACGCAGAAGAAATTCTCGACCAAGCACCATCAAAGTGGTATCTTACAGGTTTCCTTGTTCCGCATGGCGCACCCATCGAACAGCGTGGAGATGATACGGCTGATGATGATTTAGACCAATTACAAAGGGGTAGCGCGGGTGAGGATGAAACTGTCCCAGACAAGCCATTCGCCAAGAAAGCTTTTTTCCCTTCGTCGATGGGTTTAAGTTTTCTGGTTGCTGAAAACGCCAGTCAACTTAATCTCACAGTGCAATGGGGTGATTACTTCCCAATAAAAGATAATACTGCTGCACAATCTCAAGATGATTCTGGTGCGGAAGAAATTGTCTCACCCCTACAACTAGAAACTACAAACCCCCAAGAAGAATCAAATAACAGTTTATTGGGATGCTGGAAGCGGATTCCACGCCAAGCCCAAATCACTGTTCCTCTAATGGGCGATCGCAATCCCGAACAATTAGAACTGGGTTTAGGTTTAAATACTCCTAAACAATTAAAATTACCGCTTAATCAAAACCAATCTACAAAAACTATTCCCATAGCTGATAGCAACGGTTTACAACTCGTCGTCTCCATCCGTCCTGTAACTTCCAAAGAACTTGTACCTGCTGGAACTCGTTCCGTTTCTGTATTTCTAGTCAATAATCGCCTCTCCACCTCAGATAAACAGCGCGATATTAGCTATATTTTTCAGGCCAGTTTAATCATCCATACCCCAGAAGCATTAGTACCCCGTCCCAATTTACGCGGACGAGATAATCATGATTGGGATGAAAACGTCGCTGATTTACAATACCGCGATGATTATGAATATGCGGTAGGTCATAACGTTTCTGCGATCGCACTCACCAATCCCGATGGTAGCTGTCAGGAAATACGTACCGCATGGATACCTACGGCTGATGTGGAAAAGGTGATAGCTACGGAAGAGGAACTAAAAGATGTTGAATTGAGAATGGAAGCTTTAGCTGATGCACCCACACCAGCAGCATTACAAAATATGCTGAGTCCAATGGTGGATGCTTACGCTGATTGGATTAAGGAACAACGCACAAAATGTCCCACCGAACCCAAACGGTTAAATGTCGCCCTAGATTTACTCCGCCGTGCGGAAATTGCTAACAAGCGTATCGACGCTGGTATCAAAGCGTTAAATGACCCACAAATATTTGAAGCTTTCTGCATTGCTAATCGCGCCATTGCTACAGCCATTCGTCAGCGTACTACTCATGGTAAAACTATCACGCCTGAAATAGTAGCACCACCAAAATGGCGACCTTTCCAGTTAGCATTTTTACTGATGAACTTGGCAGGGATAGCTTACCCCGAAAATGGTGATCGTGAATTAGTCGATTTGCTATTCTTCCCCACAGGTGGCGGTAAAACCGAAGCTTACTTAGGACTCGCAGCTTTTACCCTCGTCTTACGACGGCTGCGTTATCCCAGTATTAAATCGGCTGGTTTAAGCGTCCTCATGCGCTATACCCTGCGTCTTTTAACTCTCGACCAACTCGGACGGGCGGCGACGATGATTTGCGCTTTAGAATTGGAACGCCAGAAAAACCCGCAGAAGTTAGGAACTTGGCCGTTTGAAATTGGGCTATGGGTAGGACAAGCCGCAACACCCAACCGCATGGGTAAAAAGGGAGATAACGACGAAAACAGTGCTAGAGAACGTACTCGTGCTTTTCAAAATAACGATTGCAATCCCTCACCCATTCCTTTAGAAAATTGTCCTTGGTGTGGGACAAAATTTAACCGCAACTCATTCCAATTACAGCCGAATCCCGACCAGCCAACTAATTTACAAGTATTTTGTGCTAACCGTCGCTGTAATTTCCGTGGTGACAAGCCTTTACCAATAGTCGCCGTAGATGAGCCACTATACCGCCGTCTACCTTGTTTTATTATCTCTACAGTAGATAAATTCGCCAGCCTGCCTTGGGTAGGAGAAACTGGTGCATTATTTGGACGAGTAGACCGCTACGACAATGATGGTTTTTACGGCCCCACTCAACTAAATCGCGGTAAACCCCTTGGCGGCTATTTACCACCACCAGACCTAATTATCCAAGACGAATTACATTTAATTTCCGGCCCCTTGGGAACAATGGTAGGACTATACGAAACAGCCATTGATGCTTTGTGTAGCCAAGAGATAGACGGTAAAACAATTCGTCCGAAAATAGTTGCTTCCACTGCGACAGTCCGCCGCGCCAGCAAACAAATTCAAGCTTTATTCGGCCGCAGCGAAGTTGATATATTTCCACCACCAGGGCCAGACAGACGTGATTCATTCTTTGCTAAAACCGTCCCCGCTACAGTCAAAAATGCTCGTACCTATGTAGGAATTGCTGCTCAAGGACGCAGTTTAAAGGTAGTGTTATTGCGTAGCTATTTAGCACTGTTAGGCGCAGCCCAAAAGCACTGGCTAGAACAAGGAGGAAAGAAGAATAGTGATAACCCAGCCGACCCTTACATGACGCTATTAGGTTACTTTAACTCCCTACGTGAACTAGGTGGTAGTCGGCGCATTGTAGAAGATGAAGTCAAATCTCGTCTATTACGTTACAGCCAGCATCAGCGAGTTGACGAAACTTCAGGGTTATTTGCTGACCGGAAAATTGATGATGAACCAGAAGAACTAACCTCCCGTGTCAGCACTAGCGACGTTGCAGATACTAAACGGCGAATGGAATTAACCTTTGATCAAGAGGACAAGGTTGATGTAGTTTTAGCAACTAATATGATTTCCGTAGGTTTGGATATTACCCGCTTGGGTTTAATGGTAGTTCTCGGTCAACCCAAGACAGCCGCCGAATATATCCAAGCTACCAGCCGTGTAGGACGGGATGAGGAACGACCGGGTTTAGTAGTCACGTTATTGAACATTCATCGTCCACGCGATCGCTCTCATTATGAACGCTTTTTTGCTTGGCATTCAACATTTTACCGAGCAGTAGAAGCTACCAGCGTAACGCCCTTTTCTCCCCGCGCTATTGACCGAGGTATTGCCGCCATTACCGTTGCTTTGGCTCGTCTAGGACATCCTGGGATGACAGCACCAACTCGCGCTTTCGATATTACCCAACATCGTCAAGAATTAGAGTTTGTTGTGGAAACCATTGCACAAAGGGCAGAAATGCACGATAAGGAACTGGATGCAAATGAAGCCGAAGCACTCCGCCATAAAGTGAAAAATCAAGTCATAGATTTACTTGATGATTGGACAAGTATCGCCAATGGAAAAATTAGCCTGCAATATCAACGGGAAGTAGGCGAAGCACCACCACTAATATTTGACCCCCTCGACCCTGAATTAAGGAATCAACCACAAAAAGCACAAAGGTTTAAAGCACAGCGAAGTTTGCGTGATGTCGAACCAACAGTCAATCTCTGGGTAATTAATCCTTACGGACATGAGGTAGAGGAGAAAGGAAAATGA
- the drmB gene encoding DUF1998 domain-containing protein, translated as MSKSNKKIPPAGQVRQSQILSTFGPGAMVDLPEHSVLIAGLNHWRGDRRRIFEDRLATRVAEILEVNNIKLYAPPVDEQDPKAPRTGINAFMFPTWFLAQVKETWEDTKTKKTFRTRPLLPWGNLVSGKYLSAEKKSIPVVPVRFVQACVKGHISDIDWYRFVHNDPENKCRGQLWLDEGGSGNDFAEIYVRCEACKKRRPLADATVRNGKVLGPCQGHRPWLGSFAQEPYCIRESTGLPEYNRLLVRSASNAYFSQILSVISLPDLDAGLRDAVNLVYEDFLQYSESVSDVKKERKKQKVTVALEQFSDEAVWEEVQRRQSGQGKPHKSIKQVEIETLLSSSLEVGEDVPDKDFYGRSRSLDNLQPAFTSCIERIVLVHRLREVIAQVGFTRFEAEMPDIDGELDISVRRALLDIETTWVPAIENKGEGVFIAFRQEAIEDWLKREAVKKRGRELSRGFDIWCARKGIDQEKEKVKFPGLPYIMLHSLSHLLIVAVSLECGYAASSIRERIYAGESGYGILLYTGSTGSEGTLGGLVEVGKRIEHHLEVALEQGRLCSNDPVCAQHRPDNEQEERFLHGSACHGCLLIAETSCERRNEFLDRALVVSTVEGLGAEFFPE; from the coding sequence ATGAGCAAATCTAATAAAAAAATTCCCCCAGCCGGACAAGTGCGCCAAAGTCAAATCCTTTCTACCTTTGGGCCTGGGGCAATGGTAGACTTACCCGAACATTCCGTGTTAATTGCTGGTTTAAATCACTGGCGTGGCGACAGAAGGCGTATCTTTGAAGACCGATTAGCAACTAGAGTTGCTGAAATTTTAGAAGTCAACAATATTAAGCTGTATGCGCCGCCAGTTGACGAACAAGACCCCAAAGCTCCCCGCACGGGAATTAATGCTTTCATGTTTCCCACTTGGTTTTTAGCCCAAGTCAAGGAAACTTGGGAAGACACCAAAACCAAAAAAACATTCCGCACTCGCCCTCTGTTACCTTGGGGTAATTTGGTTAGTGGTAAATATCTGAGTGCTGAGAAAAAGTCTATACCAGTTGTACCCGTCCGTTTTGTGCAAGCCTGCGTTAAAGGTCATATCAGCGATATTGACTGGTATCGTTTCGTACATAATGACCCTGAAAATAAATGCCGAGGTCAGCTATGGTTAGACGAAGGTGGTTCAGGTAACGACTTCGCGGAAATTTACGTGCGTTGCGAAGCCTGTAAAAAACGCCGTCCCCTTGCTGATGCAACAGTTCGCAACGGTAAAGTCTTAGGCCCATGTCAGGGACATCGCCCTTGGCTTGGTTCTTTTGCCCAAGAACCTTACTGTATTCGGGAATCAACAGGTCTACCAGAGTACAACCGCTTATTAGTTAGGTCTGCCAGTAACGCCTATTTTTCGCAAATTCTCAGCGTTATTTCCCTTCCTGACCTAGATGCAGGTTTACGAGATGCAGTGAATTTAGTTTACGAAGATTTTCTGCAATATTCAGAAAGCGTCAGCGATGTGAAAAAGGAGCGCAAAAAACAAAAGGTAACTGTAGCTTTAGAACAATTTAGTGATGAAGCCGTCTGGGAAGAAGTACAACGGCGACAAAGTGGGCAAGGAAAACCACATAAAAGCATTAAGCAAGTGGAAATAGAGACATTGCTTTCTAGCTCCCTTGAAGTTGGGGAAGATGTCCCAGACAAAGATTTTTATGGTAGGTCGCGTAGTTTGGACAACTTACAGCCTGCGTTTACCTCCTGCATTGAACGAATTGTTTTAGTACATCGTTTACGTGAAGTAATTGCCCAGGTGGGTTTTACTCGCTTTGAAGCGGAAATGCCAGATATCGATGGCGAACTTGATATCAGCGTCAGGCGTGCTTTGCTGGATATTGAAACTACTTGGGTTCCTGCAATTGAGAATAAAGGCGAGGGTGTATTTATTGCTTTCCGTCAGGAAGCTATTGAAGATTGGTTAAAACGAGAAGCCGTTAAAAAACGGGGAAGAGAATTATCAAGAGGTTTTGATATCTGGTGTGCGCGTAAAGGTATCGACCAGGAAAAAGAAAAAGTTAAGTTTCCTGGCTTGCCGTATATTATGCTGCATTCTCTATCACATTTATTAATTGTGGCTGTATCGTTAGAATGCGGCTATGCGGCTAGTTCCATCCGTGAACGCATCTATGCTGGTGAATCTGGTTATGGGATTCTTTTATACACTGGCTCAACTGGCTCAGAAGGGACTTTAGGCGGACTGGTAGAAGTTGGTAAACGCATTGAACACCATTTAGAAGTAGCCCTAGAGCAAGGAAGATTATGTTCCAATGACCCAGTATGCGCTCAACATCGCCCAGATAATGAGCAAGAGGAGCGTTTTCTGCACGGTTCGGCTTGTCACGGATGCTTGCTAATTGCAGAAACATCCTGCGAACGCCGCAATGAATTTCTTGACCGCGCCTTGGTTGTCTCTACAGTTGAAGGTTTAGGAGCAGAGTTTTTCCCAGAATAA
- the drmC gene encoding DISARM system phospholipase D-like protein DrmC gives MAFLQLSRPTLLKLATALENGRLSPPFLVSAIINYVPATLSQTVIDELNHLTGQGVKCSHIAYTLRLLAAERSASQQIRDRIELVWTGPEVTGSQSRDTSVVVRELFSNAKKTVLISSFAIDKGEKAKKLFQVLAGRMDANPELYVQMFLNIQRPHHSEVAESVLLREFAHTFRCDIWVGERLPEVYYDVRSLAVDVKQKSSLHAKCIVVDEESVLITSANFTEAAQERNIEAGVLLTDSATAQALRLQFDSLVSHKILRPIPGI, from the coding sequence ATGGCTTTTTTGCAACTGAGCCGTCCAACTTTACTGAAACTAGCAACAGCATTAGAAAACGGCAGGCTATCCCCTCCCTTTCTCGTATCGGCAATCATTAACTACGTACCCGCAACTTTAAGTCAAACAGTAATTGATGAACTTAATCATCTTACTGGTCAAGGCGTAAAATGTAGCCATATTGCTTATACGCTCCGCCTATTGGCAGCAGAAAGAAGTGCATCTCAACAAATACGCGATCGCATTGAGTTAGTATGGACTGGCCCAGAGGTGACTGGTTCTCAAAGCCGTGATACTAGCGTTGTTGTCCGCGAACTTTTTAGTAACGCGAAAAAAACTGTTCTAATCTCCAGCTTTGCCATTGATAAAGGCGAGAAAGCAAAAAAATTATTCCAGGTACTTGCAGGACGTATGGATGCTAACCCGGAACTATATGTACAAATGTTTCTTAACATCCAACGTCCACATCACAGCGAAGTAGCAGAGTCAGTATTATTGAGGGAATTTGCACACACCTTTCGCTGCGATATCTGGGTAGGGGAGAGATTACCAGAAGTCTATTATGATGTGCGATCGCTGGCAGTGGATGTTAAGCAAAAATCATCTCTCCATGCCAAGTGCATTGTTGTAGATGAGGAATCTGTGCTGATCACATCAGCTAATTTTACAGAAGCCGCCCAGGAACGCAATATTGAAGCAGGTGTTTTGCTCACTGACTCAGCAACAGCCCAAGCGTTGCGCTTGCAGTTTGACAGTTTGGTGTCTCACAAAATCCTGCGTCCTATTCCTGGGATTTGA
- a CDS encoding helix-turn-helix transcriptional regulator encodes MSENQVIRWKLNEVMARKRVKNKDLAMILGITENSIYRLRKVDEMPRLAPERLNGICKALNCQPGELLEYLPDEGEGNVVSQADIV; translated from the coding sequence ATGTCTGAGAATCAAGTGATTCGCTGGAAATTAAATGAAGTGATGGCGCGAAAGCGGGTTAAAAATAAGGATTTAGCTATGATACTTGGTATAACTGAAAACTCAATTTATAGATTGCGTAAGGTTGATGAAATGCCAAGATTAGCACCGGAACGATTGAATGGCATTTGCAAAGCTTTGAATTGTCAACCTGGGGAACTATTGGAATATCTGCCAGATGAAGGTGAAGGGAATGTTGTTTCTCAGGCTGATATAGTTTAA
- a CDS encoding S8 family peptidase — MGSQFEHLQLPRITIELPRRPGRPPHSIKRDVSAHGKQLLGQISSLTQPVKEKISPFRLDPKLIFKIKVAKEGYLSEDDLTKTGLNFLAREPDKAIVVFASDKELTEFRKRLENYSQIQDGPKYEYLGAIDELVPLEPQDRIGRLLELKRVQPVELAALDLELWHTGDHKEMQNYLNKIAQVLEELSTSIAPMRMSDRYIGEYLCIARIKVTHEVLELLLLEEMVKEIDRPPQPGFETTSDYNLPISSFPEVVPPPEDNCGILVIDSGVPRGHPLIAPVLGEAEVFPDEKRKVIQGGPDDVHGHGTSVAGIAIYGNVENCIQQRSFDPKAWLFSARVTDENNKYDEDLLLETQLDEAICTFVEQYPNCKVINISLGNDEQIYRDGLKQFRLAAKIDEIAYQYQHKNILFVISAGNAFYEEAKSHEQLRTDYPNYLLNKSARIIDPATSAIALTVGSLSFGRGSITEPSDVRRQAIAKLSGYPSPFTRTGFGVDGMIKPDVVDFGGDLVLDLSYRESLGLPKVNVLPDSVAGVSVLTLSKDFNSSLFHICSGTSFAAPRVANLAAQLFTKYPKASSNLIRALIVNSALLPKEIPPEFQCNSKQSQSQKTKQIENQLAIYGYGQSDLERAMYSAENYVVLSEDNILIPVGKFHIYEIPQLPPEFFEVKGTRLLSITLAFDPPTRPTRGDSYLGVTMEFNLFKGIDRESIVSAYVDADKANAPNKFTEITLDNLKEKHGSGISVDLSPGSNLRKKGTVQRGQVKIFPQSTKYDQGNMTLVVSCNRKWASPDEVEMQRYALVASISHSDPQVNLYNRMRLQISQRPRARV, encoded by the coding sequence ATGGGTAGTCAGTTTGAACACCTACAATTACCTCGGATAACAATTGAATTACCTCGGCGACCTGGTAGACCTCCTCATAGTATAAAACGTGATGTCAGCGCACATGGTAAGCAGCTATTAGGTCAAATTTCTAGCCTGACTCAGCCTGTTAAGGAAAAAATCAGCCCTTTCCGTCTTGATCCAAAATTAATTTTTAAAATCAAAGTTGCTAAAGAAGGCTATCTTTCAGAAGACGATTTGACTAAAACAGGGTTAAATTTCTTAGCACGTGAACCCGATAAAGCTATTGTTGTCTTTGCGTCTGACAAGGAGCTAACTGAATTCAGGAAGCGGTTAGAGAATTACAGCCAAATTCAAGACGGCCCCAAATATGAATACTTAGGGGCAATTGATGAGCTAGTTCCCCTAGAACCACAGGATCGCATTGGTCGTTTGTTAGAACTCAAGCGTGTACAGCCAGTTGAACTTGCAGCTTTAGATTTGGAACTTTGGCACACAGGCGATCATAAAGAGATGCAAAATTACTTGAATAAGATTGCCCAAGTCCTAGAGGAATTATCCACTAGTATTGCTCCTATGAGAATGAGTGATAGATATATAGGTGAATATCTATGTATTGCTCGGATTAAAGTCACTCATGAAGTTTTAGAACTATTGCTGCTGGAGGAAATGGTCAAGGAAATTGACCGCCCTCCCCAACCTGGATTTGAAACAACTAGTGATTATAATCTGCCTATTTCTAGTTTTCCCGAAGTTGTTCCTCCACCTGAAGATAATTGTGGCATTCTTGTTATAGACTCTGGTGTACCGCGTGGTCATCCGTTAATTGCTCCAGTACTGGGTGAGGCTGAAGTATTTCCAGATGAAAAACGGAAAGTCATACAAGGTGGCCCTGACGATGTACATGGACATGGTACAAGTGTCGCTGGAATTGCTATTTATGGAAATGTTGAGAACTGCATTCAACAGCGTTCATTCGATCCAAAAGCTTGGTTATTTTCTGCTCGTGTAACAGATGAGAATAACAAATATGATGAGGATCTTCTTTTAGAAACTCAACTTGATGAAGCCATTTGCACTTTTGTTGAGCAGTATCCTAATTGCAAAGTCATAAATATCTCGCTAGGTAATGATGAACAAATTTACCGAGATGGTCTAAAGCAGTTTCGGCTTGCTGCAAAGATAGATGAAATTGCTTATCAATACCAACATAAAAACATCTTGTTTGTAATTTCAGCCGGTAATGCTTTCTATGAAGAGGCAAAGTCACATGAGCAACTACGAACTGACTACCCAAATTATCTGCTAAACAAGAGCGCTCGAATTATTGACCCAGCAACTTCAGCAATTGCATTGACCGTAGGTTCTTTGTCATTTGGTCGCGGTAGTATTACAGAACCTTCTGATGTTCGTCGTCAGGCGATCGCAAAATTATCAGGATACCCTTCTCCATTTACCAGAACTGGCTTTGGCGTAGATGGAATGATTAAACCTGATGTTGTGGACTTTGGTGGAGATTTAGTGTTAGACCTGAGTTATCGAGAAAGTCTAGGTCTACCTAAAGTCAATGTATTGCCAGATAGTGTAGCTGGTGTTTCTGTTCTAACTCTATCCAAAGATTTCAACAGTTCTTTGTTTCATATCTGTAGTGGTACTAGTTTTGCTGCGCCTCGTGTTGCTAACCTAGCCGCTCAACTTTTTACAAAATATCCAAAAGCCAGTTCTAATTTGATTCGGGCGCTTATTGTTAACTCTGCACTTCTTCCCAAGGAAATTCCACCTGAATTTCAATGTAATAGTAAGCAATCTCAGAGTCAAAAGACAAAGCAAATTGAGAACCAATTAGCGATCTATGGTTATGGACAGAGTGATTTAGAACGTGCAATGTATTCTGCTGAGAATTACGTTGTTTTATCAGAAGACAATATTTTAATTCCTGTAGGCAAGTTTCATATTTATGAAATTCCCCAATTACCGCCTGAATTTTTTGAAGTAAAAGGTACTCGCTTACTATCAATCACCTTGGCATTTGATCCACCAACTCGTCCTACTCGTGGAGACTCATATTTGGGAGTCACGATGGAATTTAACCTTTTCAAGGGAATTGATAGGGAAAGTATTGTAAGTGCTTATGTAGATGCTGACAAAGCAAATGCGCCTAATAAGTTCACGGAAATCACGCTCGATAATTTAAAGGAAAAACATGGATCTGGCATCTCGGTTGATTTATCTCCAGGTTCTAACCTGCGGAAGAAAGGAACAGTACAAAGGGGACAAGTAAAAATCTTTCCTCAGTCCACAAAATATGATCAAGGAAACATGACTCTGGTTGTTAGCTGTAACCGTAAATGGGCAAGTCCAGATGAAGTAGAAATGCAACGTTATGCCTTAGTTGCTTCAATTAGCCATTCCGATCCTCAAGTTAATTTATACAATCGTATGAGGCTCCAGATTAGCCAGCGACCAAGAGCAAGAGTATAA